The Panthera uncia isolate 11264 chromosome C2, Puncia_PCG_1.0, whole genome shotgun sequence genome contains a region encoding:
- the SPTSSB gene encoding serine palmitoyltransferase small subunit B: MDFRRVKDYFSWLYYQYQIISCCAVLEPWERSMFNTILLTIFAMVVYTAYVFIPIHIRLAWEFFSKMCGYHSTISN, translated from the coding sequence ATGGATTTCAGACGTGTGAAGGACTATTTCTCCTGGCTCTACTATCAGTACCAAATCATTAGCTGCTGTGCTGTCTTGGAACCCTGGGAGCGATCCATGTTCAATACGATCTTACTAACCATTTTTGCTATGGTGGTATACACCGCCTATGTTTTTATCCCAATCCACATTCGTCTGGCTTGGgaatttttctccaaaatgtGTGGCTATCACAGTACAATTTCTAATTGA